Proteins encoded within one genomic window of Budorcas taxicolor isolate Tak-1 chromosome 12, Takin1.1, whole genome shotgun sequence:
- the EEF1AKMT1 gene encoding EEF1A lysine methyltransferase 1 isoform X2, with protein MSDSEDEGPPQLSSYALAALQEFYAEQQQHHPDLRGDDKYNIGIIEENWQLSQFWYSPETALRLAEDAVAAAGEGGRIACVSAPSVYQKLRERHRDAVSVCIFEYDRRFAAYGEDFVYYDYKNPVDLPERIATHSFDIVVADPPYLSEECLRKMSETIKLLTRGKILLCTGAVMEEAAAKLLGVKMCKFIPEHTRTLGNEFRCFVNYDSGLDRDLSVQLPVQEGPK; from the exons atgagtgaCTCCGAAGACGAGGGCCCCCCCCAGCTTTCTTCATACGCCCTTGCAGCTCTGCAGGAATTTTatgctgagcagcagcagcaccaccctGACCTCCGTGGTGATGACAAGTATAACATCGGGATAATAGAAGAGAACTGG CAGCTAAGCCAGTTCTGGTACAGCCCGGAGACGGCCCTGCGCCTTGCTGAGGACGCCGTGGCAGCTGCTGGGGAGGGCGGCAG AATAGCGTGTGTGAGCGCCCCCAGCGTCTACCAGAAGCTGAGAGAGCGGCACAGAGACGCTGTCTCTGTCTGCATCTTCGAGTACGACCGCAGGTTTGCCGCATACGGAGAGGACTTTGTCTACTATGACTACAAGAACCCTGTGGACTTACCTGAGAGGATCGCCACACACAGCTTTGACATCGTCGTGGCAGATCCCCCCTATCTTTCGGAGGAATGTCTTAGGAAAATGTCAGAAACCATCAAGCTCCTGACTCGGGGCAAGATCTTGCTGTGCACAG GTGCTGTCATGGAGGAGGCGGCAGCAAAGCTGCTTGGAGTGAAGATGTGCAAGTTTATTCCAGAACACACTCGCACCCTGGGAAACGAGTTTCGCTGTTTCGTGAATTATGACTCCGGGCTAGACCGTGATCTGTCAGTACAGCTCCCAGTGCAAGAAGGACCCAAGTGA
- the EEF1AKMT1 gene encoding EEF1A lysine methyltransferase 1 isoform X1, whose translation MLVAPITSGELVWSLGDRCEMSDSEDEGPPQLSSYALAALQEFYAEQQQHHPDLRGDDKYNIGIIEENWQLSQFWYSPETALRLAEDAVAAAGEGGRIACVSAPSVYQKLRERHRDAVSVCIFEYDRRFAAYGEDFVYYDYKNPVDLPERIATHSFDIVVADPPYLSEECLRKMSETIKLLTRGKILLCTGAVMEEAAAKLLGVKMCKFIPEHTRTLGNEFRCFVNYDSGLDRDLSVQLPVQEGPK comes from the exons ATGCTGGTGGCCCCCATCACCTCAGGCGAACTGGTGTGGTCTCTGGGAGACAG gtgtgagatgagtgaCTCCGAAGACGAGGGCCCCCCCCAGCTTTCTTCATACGCCCTTGCAGCTCTGCAGGAATTTTatgctgagcagcagcagcaccaccctGACCTCCGTGGTGATGACAAGTATAACATCGGGATAATAGAAGAGAACTGG CAGCTAAGCCAGTTCTGGTACAGCCCGGAGACGGCCCTGCGCCTTGCTGAGGACGCCGTGGCAGCTGCTGGGGAGGGCGGCAG AATAGCGTGTGTGAGCGCCCCCAGCGTCTACCAGAAGCTGAGAGAGCGGCACAGAGACGCTGTCTCTGTCTGCATCTTCGAGTACGACCGCAGGTTTGCCGCATACGGAGAGGACTTTGTCTACTATGACTACAAGAACCCTGTGGACTTACCTGAGAGGATCGCCACACACAGCTTTGACATCGTCGTGGCAGATCCCCCCTATCTTTCGGAGGAATGTCTTAGGAAAATGTCAGAAACCATCAAGCTCCTGACTCGGGGCAAGATCTTGCTGTGCACAG GTGCTGTCATGGAGGAGGCGGCAGCAAAGCTGCTTGGAGTGAAGATGTGCAAGTTTATTCCAGAACACACTCGCACCCTGGGAAACGAGTTTCGCTGTTTCGTGAATTATGACTCCGGGCTAGACCGTGATCTGTCAGTACAGCTCCCAGTGCAAGAAGGACCCAAGTGA